One stretch of Rosistilla oblonga DNA includes these proteins:
- a CDS encoding FG-GAP-like repeat-containing protein — MAVNNKGRLFGNGSDRKSNRAAGPRRKLNQLRRLVAESLEPRQLLAADLAPTSMVSNHNYLVAEDVNADFRITPSDALIVLNQLARGGEGESDPNDSAAHRFTDVNADGRLTPLDALIVINRLTLGEAEPDPLLDIELDVTQDGTSLLADGSRNFEVNVGDKFDLEVRYTDQRSIFENRFGAFSLYVDILATGIDSFRPVLSETQIIELSENLVDAGGSLTLAFDNQPDRIAEVLVSSTDPNVPTLTNDPERAIEFAIEEGLGLGADTVSVSQAARSSRDIDGGGVPIVGTGDPFRYIIRFTGESAEFVNIPNLLVNTNTLTGATVTQNVTEVPVYTSPDNTQINPNSLLYNIDFRSSSMNDRVVYGDVRSGVYNPGNLETFDEIGGVGPAQTNGLYDPNNPTLLDRFEAFSIEMQAVRAQDNVRFTLDLPDNPIGSEISLYGSSASSDIALTPDMISIGLVDDPITPQDERTGLAVGRFVIPTQLSLTAVTDNVSIDEDAAATPIDVLANDLPSPDVLNLLSVGPASHGTASIVQGEVFYQPAANYFGSDTFTYEISNGTQFATGTVVVDVRSINDPPTAERITVTVPRGETIAIPYTSFLLPQPANEARGISITEVSATLGQAVDSTGGNLVYRAPDTAATSDQIAVTFSDGIDTGNTVIDVVIINAGRPVAEPDTLMVNEDTATTFSVAAALLDNDTITTGTKRLVSIDTAGTQGTVALQANGTFVYTPPENQFGTAADSFRYTMTDGSNPSEQAIVTIDILSINDEPVAGDRSATINTTTTSSIMIDLSSVISPGLGEAGVPGETVQISQVSDGSRGATVSVAAGAMGVNYTPVAGITGTETFTYTVADQFGLEAVGTVTVTITNTGGGGTGGTASISGVKFHDLNDNGARDAGEPTLPDWTIYLDLNNNGSLDTGEPTTLTDAQGAYLFEDLLAGDYSVRELAQTGWRQSYPQMINSDSISIDTGDYAGFTTVADIDADGDLDVIVANEYSNSKLRESNIALLTNNGSGNFAQSTLALPRDARPHAVVADRDFTGDGIVDLVVASAGIPGGAAGANGLQMFVGTGAGFNPSWQFIPAGDGPSDLAARDFDGDGNVDLVVTNHRSDNLSILMGLGGGSFTSPIPLAAGDEPVSLSLGELASGAGDILAVANYRSGSVSIYTGSGGAFALRNSITGLTNPTDVRLVDIDGDGNDDLVVADSGTDTVRSYRGNGSGGFTALETKAVNTGEVDDLRERPEAIDVTDFNRDGAPDLLIANRVGGESLWLNDGDGTFPHSSQQLGQTIPNFNPMLAKSIAVANLDGDDQLDYVVAFAAGGVNIHTTTVSDDPGFYLLTLDDGDAAVDNDFGNFQYAVSPTATVSMSVSQTAITENANSNTSVVTVRLSEVLETGVTVTLGLAGAATRNADYTISTTQLTIPAGSLTATATIASLNDEIDEGDGELIALTIDDVVGATENGQQQATVTIIDDDDEQVPTLQISSTPASVIEGDAATVTATLSRATDQDVIVSLGYDSGTATRGEDFNGAAVLTIPAGQTTASLNLLTVADGIDEPDEAIIVDVLGTSGASELGLQSTTINLVDVDATPPVVQLSASATSMPENGGSVTFTATLDSASANDVIVELAFSGTATRDADYITPTQIVIPAGNLTGSVTATSIDDLLDDNAETVNVEIFSASGATAAAQTPLSVTIVDDDAPTVSLVAQFAEIIEDGGYSRLTAVLSSALQTETVVELSFSGSAIPGQHFTMQSQRIVIPADATSASILIQAINNQEIENADRVIQIEAVGANASTTITIRNEDGVSYPLRAAGTPSAIAPAEVSQAELSGLYAASLDVWQQAGLSASGLDRLRSLSIEVADLQGDVLGRALNDRIAIDSDAAGFGWFVDATPLDDEEFEPGSQSEVSGAIDLLSVILHEQAHALGLDHGDSPLMSETLEAGTRRTPSADDVDRALQEMF, encoded by the coding sequence ATGGCGGTGAACAATAAAGGACGCCTCTTTGGCAACGGCAGCGATCGCAAGTCGAACCGAGCAGCCGGGCCGCGTCGCAAGCTGAATCAGCTGCGTCGTTTGGTCGCCGAGTCACTCGAACCGCGACAATTGCTCGCCGCCGACCTGGCACCGACGTCGATGGTATCCAACCACAATTATCTGGTCGCAGAAGACGTCAACGCCGACTTCCGAATCACCCCCAGCGATGCGCTGATCGTTCTGAACCAATTGGCTCGCGGCGGCGAAGGGGAATCCGATCCGAACGACTCCGCGGCGCATCGTTTCACCGACGTCAACGCCGATGGACGCCTGACGCCATTGGATGCGTTGATCGTGATCAACCGCTTGACGCTTGGCGAAGCCGAACCCGATCCATTGTTGGATATCGAGCTCGACGTCACGCAGGATGGGACTTCGCTGTTAGCCGACGGCTCGCGCAACTTCGAAGTCAACGTTGGCGACAAGTTTGATCTCGAGGTCCGCTACACCGATCAGCGTTCGATCTTCGAAAACCGATTCGGCGCGTTTTCGCTGTACGTCGACATCTTGGCGACCGGTATCGATTCATTCCGACCGGTGCTCAGCGAAACGCAGATCATCGAACTATCGGAAAACCTTGTCGATGCTGGCGGTTCGCTGACGTTGGCGTTCGACAACCAGCCCGATCGGATCGCCGAGGTCCTTGTCAGCAGCACCGATCCCAACGTGCCGACGCTGACCAACGATCCCGAGCGGGCGATCGAATTTGCGATCGAAGAAGGGCTTGGTTTAGGAGCGGATACGGTTTCGGTAAGCCAAGCGGCGCGGTCCTCTCGCGATATCGATGGCGGAGGCGTCCCGATCGTCGGCACCGGCGATCCGTTCCGCTATATCATTCGCTTTACCGGCGAGAGCGCCGAATTTGTCAACATCCCCAATTTGCTTGTCAATACAAACACCTTGACCGGTGCGACGGTGACCCAAAACGTTACCGAAGTCCCTGTCTACACGAGTCCCGACAATACGCAGATCAATCCCAACTCTCTGCTCTACAACATCGATTTCCGTAGCTCGTCGATGAACGACAGGGTCGTTTACGGCGACGTTCGTTCGGGCGTCTACAACCCGGGAAACCTCGAGACATTCGACGAGATCGGCGGCGTGGGGCCCGCTCAAACCAATGGTCTGTACGATCCCAACAATCCAACGCTGCTAGATCGTTTCGAAGCATTCAGCATCGAAATGCAGGCGGTTCGGGCACAAGACAACGTCCGCTTCACGCTCGATCTGCCCGACAATCCGATCGGATCGGAGATCTCGCTGTACGGTTCCAGCGCCAGTTCGGATATCGCATTAACGCCCGACATGATCTCGATCGGGTTGGTCGACGATCCGATAACGCCCCAAGACGAACGGACCGGACTGGCGGTCGGTCGGTTCGTGATTCCAACTCAATTGTCACTGACCGCGGTCACGGACAATGTCTCGATCGACGAGGATGCAGCTGCGACGCCGATCGATGTCTTAGCCAACGACCTGCCGTCGCCCGATGTTTTGAATCTGTTGTCGGTCGGGCCAGCCAGCCACGGCACGGCAAGCATCGTGCAAGGGGAAGTCTTCTATCAACCAGCCGCCAACTATTTTGGCAGCGACACGTTCACGTACGAGATCAGCAACGGGACTCAGTTTGCCACCGGAACCGTGGTCGTCGACGTCCGTTCGATCAACGATCCGCCAACCGCCGAACGGATCACCGTGACCGTTCCTCGCGGCGAAACGATCGCGATTCCCTACACCTCGTTTTTGCTGCCTCAACCAGCCAACGAAGCCCGCGGCATCAGTATCACCGAGGTTTCCGCAACGCTGGGGCAAGCTGTCGATTCGACCGGTGGCAACTTGGTCTATCGAGCTCCCGACACCGCCGCCACATCCGATCAGATCGCCGTCACCTTCTCCGATGGGATCGATACCGGCAACACGGTGATCGACGTCGTGATCATCAATGCGGGCAGGCCGGTGGCGGAACCCGACACCCTGATGGTCAACGAAGACACTGCGACGACGTTCAGCGTCGCCGCGGCGCTGCTTGATAACGACACGATCACCACGGGCACGAAGCGTTTGGTGTCGATCGATACCGCGGGGACGCAGGGGACTGTCGCGCTGCAAGCCAACGGAACGTTTGTCTATACGCCGCCCGAAAACCAGTTCGGAACGGCTGCCGATTCCTTCCGCTACACGATGACCGATGGCAGCAATCCGAGCGAGCAAGCGATTGTCACGATCGATATCTTGAGCATCAACGACGAACCGGTGGCGGGCGATCGATCGGCAACGATCAACACCACGACGACCAGTTCGATCATGATCGATCTTTCCAGCGTTATCAGCCCAGGGCTTGGTGAGGCAGGTGTTCCCGGCGAGACGGTCCAGATCAGCCAGGTCAGCGATGGAAGCCGCGGTGCAACGGTTAGCGTCGCCGCGGGGGCGATGGGAGTGAACTACACGCCCGTTGCAGGCATCACCGGGACCGAGACCTTCACCTATACCGTCGCCGATCAATTTGGCCTCGAAGCTGTCGGAACCGTCACCGTTACGATCACCAACACCGGTGGCGGCGGAACGGGCGGCACCGCGTCGATCAGCGGTGTCAAGTTCCACGACTTGAACGACAACGGAGCTCGCGACGCCGGCGAACCGACGCTCCCCGATTGGACGATCTATTTGGATCTGAACAACAACGGAAGCCTGGACACCGGCGAACCGACAACGCTGACCGATGCCCAAGGTGCTTACCTATTTGAAGACCTGTTGGCGGGTGATTACAGCGTCCGCGAGCTCGCTCAAACCGGCTGGCGACAGAGCTATCCGCAGATGATCAACAGCGACTCGATTTCGATCGACACCGGCGATTATGCTGGGTTTACGACGGTCGCCGACATCGATGCCGATGGCGACCTCGACGTGATCGTCGCCAACGAATACTCCAACTCCAAGCTCCGCGAATCGAACATCGCGTTGCTGACCAACAACGGAAGCGGCAATTTCGCTCAATCGACTCTGGCTCTGCCCCGGGACGCACGTCCGCACGCGGTTGTCGCCGACCGCGACTTTACCGGCGACGGGATCGTCGACCTGGTCGTTGCATCGGCGGGAATCCCTGGCGGCGCGGCTGGCGCAAACGGGCTGCAGATGTTTGTCGGCACCGGCGCGGGTTTCAATCCTTCATGGCAGTTCATTCCGGCGGGCGATGGTCCCTCGGATCTTGCGGCTCGCGATTTCGATGGTGACGGCAACGTCGATCTCGTTGTCACCAACCACCGTTCCGACAATCTATCGATCCTAATGGGACTCGGCGGCGGCAGCTTCACATCGCCGATTCCATTGGCCGCCGGCGACGAACCGGTCTCTTTGTCACTCGGTGAATTGGCGAGCGGGGCTGGCGATATCCTGGCGGTTGCCAACTACCGATCCGGCAGCGTTTCGATTTACACGGGATCTGGCGGCGCGTTTGCACTCCGCAATTCGATCACCGGGCTGACCAATCCGACCGACGTCCGGTTGGTCGATATCGATGGGGACGGCAACGACGACCTGGTTGTCGCCGACTCGGGAACCGATACCGTCCGCAGCTACCGAGGCAATGGCAGCGGCGGCTTTACAGCACTCGAAACCAAAGCCGTCAACACCGGTGAGGTCGACGACCTGCGAGAGCGTCCCGAAGCGATCGATGTCACCGATTTCAATCGCGATGGAGCCCCCGATCTGTTGATCGCCAATCGCGTCGGCGGCGAATCGCTGTGGCTCAACGATGGCGATGGGACGTTCCCCCATTCGTCGCAGCAGCTGGGGCAGACGATTCCTAACTTCAACCCGATGCTCGCCAAATCGATTGCCGTGGCGAATCTCGACGGCGACGACCAACTCGATTACGTCGTCGCCTTTGCCGCTGGCGGTGTCAACATCCACACCACCACCGTCTCGGACGATCCTGGATTTTATCTGCTGACGCTCGACGATGGCGATGCTGCGGTCGACAACGACTTTGGCAATTTCCAATACGCGGTCAGCCCAACGGCTACCGTTTCGATGTCGGTCTCACAAACTGCGATTACCGAAAACGCAAACTCCAATACATCGGTCGTCACCGTCAGACTGTCGGAGGTTTTAGAAACAGGAGTCACCGTCACGCTGGGGCTTGCCGGAGCGGCGACACGCAACGCCGACTACACGATCTCCACAACCCAGTTGACGATTCCCGCCGGTTCATTGACAGCCACCGCAACGATCGCCAGCCTGAACGATGAGATCGACGAAGGGGATGGCGAGCTTATCGCGTTGACGATCGACGACGTCGTTGGTGCAACCGAAAACGGGCAACAACAGGCGACTGTCACGATCATCGACGACGATGATGAACAGGTGCCAACGCTGCAGATCTCTTCGACACCCGCGTCGGTGATCGAAGGAGACGCCGCGACGGTGACGGCGACTCTTTCGCGGGCGACCGATCAAGATGTGATCGTCTCGCTGGGCTACGATTCCGGAACGGCAACGCGTGGTGAAGATTTCAACGGCGCCGCGGTGCTGACGATTCCCGCTGGCCAGACGACAGCTTCGCTGAACTTGTTGACCGTCGCCGACGGCATCGACGAACCCGATGAAGCGATCATCGTCGACGTGTTGGGAACCAGCGGAGCGTCGGAACTGGGGCTGCAATCGACGACGATCAACCTCGTCGACGTCGATGCCACGCCACCGGTCGTCCAGTTGTCGGCTTCGGCGACTTCGATGCCCGAGAATGGTGGTTCGGTGACCTTCACCGCCACGCTCGATTCGGCTTCCGCAAACGACGTGATCGTCGAATTGGCGTTCAGCGGAACCGCAACTCGCGACGCCGACTACATCACCCCAACGCAGATCGTGATCCCCGCGGGGAATCTGACAGGTTCGGTTACCGCGACATCGATCGACGATTTGTTGGACGATAACGCCGAAACGGTGAACGTCGAGATCTTCTCCGCCAGCGGAGCAACCGCCGCGGCGCAGACACCGCTGAGCGTGACGATCGTCGACGACGATGCCCCCACGGTTTCTCTGGTCGCTCAATTTGCAGAGATCATCGAAGATGGCGGCTACAGCCGGCTGACCGCTGTCCTCTCGTCGGCTCTGCAGACCGAAACCGTCGTCGAACTCAGCTTCTCTGGCTCGGCGATCCCTGGCCAGCACTTCACGATGCAAAGCCAGCGGATCGTGATCCCAGCCGACGCGACGTCAGCGTCGATCTTGATCCAAGCGATCAATAACCAGGAGATCGAAAACGCAGACCGCGTGATCCAAATCGAAGCGGTTGGTGCCAACGCGTCGACGACGATTACGATTCGCAACGAAGATGGTGTCTCGTACCCGCTGCGAGCCGCCGGAACGCCTTCGGCGATCGCTCCCGCTGAGGTTTCGCAAGCTGAGCTGAGCGGACTCTACGCGGCCAGCTTGGACGTATGGCAACAAGCCGGCTTGAGTGCTTCGGGACTCGATCGCTTGCGTTCTCTTTCAATCGAAGTCGCTGACCTCCAAGGGGACGTGTTGGGACGCGCTCTCAACGATCGGATCGCTATCGATTCGGATGCCGCAGGGTTCGGATGGTTCGTCGACGCCACGCCGTTGGACGACGAAGAATTTGAACCGGGCAGCCAATCCGAGGTCTCCGGTGCGATCGACCTGTTGTCGGTGATCTTGCACGAACAGGCGCATGCGCTCGGCTTAGATCATGGCGACAGCCCGCTGATGTCGGAGACCTTGGAGGCTGGAACGCGACGGACGCCATCGGCCGACGATGTCGATCGAGCACTGCAGGAGATGTTTTAA
- a CDS encoding carboxypeptidase regulatory-like domain-containing protein: MNSKANNWRFLCCGIAILAFVSGCGNADNSSAGFVRFDDGTPVRSGSVEFRSVADGSRYASRIGTDGSFTLTDQDGEPRCPPGEYEIVVVQIVLTEDLAADAHQHGGTVPRRYADYYTSGLTTTRGVADTTPLLVTLATGDE, encoded by the coding sequence GTGAACAGCAAGGCGAATAACTGGCGTTTTCTATGTTGCGGCATCGCAATCTTAGCTTTCGTCAGCGGTTGCGGAAACGCAGACAATTCCTCCGCTGGCTTCGTCAGGTTCGACGATGGCACCCCGGTGCGATCGGGTAGCGTCGAGTTTCGATCGGTCGCCGATGGTTCGCGGTACGCAAGTCGCATCGGAACCGACGGCAGCTTCACCTTGACCGATCAAGATGGCGAGCCTCGTTGCCCACCTGGTGAATACGAAATCGTCGTCGTGCAGATCGTATTGACCGAAGACCTCGCAGCCGACGCCCACCAGCACGGTGGCACCGTCCCACGTCGCTACGCCGACTACTATACTAGCGGGCTAACAACAACCCGCGGTGTTGCAGACACTACACCACTGCTGGTAACTCTCGCCACCGGCGACGAATGA
- a CDS encoding DUF1559 domain-containing protein yields the protein MKTAHSRLGFTLIELLVVISIIGILVALLLPAVQAAREAARRTDCANRVRQLAVATHMHHDVFRYFPPARYESRPDADPSNQCGLETPTWLARVMPFIEQVSLGDQWDFSKPWHQHDESVRTVVPDIFLCPSRRAGTQPIGTRNLRTTVNGGGGRLPCGCPLPPRTDDVAVNVPGALCDYAGNHGDLTPGSTGAPTDFYYGGNGTGVIISVRPTCKDGKAIGPSDRIRMASVSDGTSSTFLFGEKFVPLDGLAQFPEDSPAYDGDHLPASCRLAGPGLRLASGPRDVLADMFSFGSWHPAGVHFALVDGSVRMFSPTTDTKTLGSLANRGDARVVELQQ from the coding sequence ATGAAAACGGCTCATTCGCGCCTCGGCTTTACACTCATCGAGCTGCTGGTCGTGATATCGATCATCGGTATCTTGGTCGCCTTGCTGTTGCCAGCCGTGCAGGCTGCGCGAGAAGCGGCGCGGCGTACCGATTGTGCGAACCGTGTGCGGCAATTGGCCGTTGCGACGCACATGCACCACGATGTTTTTCGCTACTTTCCGCCGGCGCGTTACGAATCGCGTCCCGATGCCGATCCGTCGAATCAATGCGGATTGGAGACGCCAACTTGGCTGGCCCGCGTGATGCCGTTCATCGAACAAGTCTCGCTCGGCGATCAATGGGACTTTTCCAAACCGTGGCACCAACACGACGAAAGTGTACGGACTGTCGTCCCCGATATTTTCCTGTGCCCTTCGCGACGGGCGGGCACGCAACCGATTGGTACACGTAATTTGCGAACGACGGTCAATGGAGGTGGTGGAAGGTTGCCGTGCGGTTGCCCGCTTCCGCCACGCACCGACGATGTCGCTGTCAATGTTCCCGGAGCGCTTTGCGACTATGCAGGAAACCATGGCGACCTGACTCCCGGATCCACCGGCGCACCGACCGACTTCTATTACGGCGGCAACGGGACGGGAGTCATCATCAGCGTCCGTCCGACTTGCAAAGATGGAAAAGCAATAGGTCCGTCGGATCGCATCCGCATGGCCTCAGTCAGCGACGGAACCTCCAGCACGTTCCTGTTTGGTGAGAAGTTTGTCCCTCTCGACGGGCTCGCTCAATTCCCCGAGGACTCTCCCGCCTACGATGGCGATCACCTGCCAGCCTCTTGCCGCCTGGCGGGTCCGGGACTGCGGCTGGCCAGCGGGCCCCGGGACGTGCTGGCCGACATGTTTTCGTTTGGCAGCTGGCATCCCGCCGGCGTCCACTTCGCCCTGGTCGATGGCAGCGTACGGATGTTCAGTCCAACGACCGACACGAAGACTCTCGGATCGTTGGCCAACCGCGGGGACGCACGTGTCGTGGAGTTGCAACAGTGA
- a CDS encoding permease translates to MNSPSAMFVGGLVRIAQGFIAVAPTLLVGLLIAGILRYYLGRDGTRRLFGGDSLRSLPQSWLIGMLLPVCSIGVLPILIQMRRSGVKPGALSAFALSAPLFNPLSLLYGLTLSRPLVIILFAVGSLIIVTALGLLWDALDRRKQAEEATPTSDSGDLSLIGPRRLAAMVVQMSRDASGIPMALTLLALLGLGLLAVVLPYGAMQHSVERDDPLAPLTMLFVAVPVYATPMLAMSQMGMMFQHANSPGAAFTLLILGTGMNLATPYWFGKHFGWKASAVWMTGLLLIVLGISYGINKPLVPPGVEPAGHTHAFDIYANPIPPNEGNVWQKANEAIDKHLDIAGSIAVGFVALLALVGLILRGLGIDEARLVTTAPEPTEAAPPRGFDILVPRSVIGATMLAGLVALSVVACYAYYPSPEECLEEIALARSECLSAANSGDKEHALFWLPVWEEWSRRLEVGTFLRRGELRRYQSMQGYLIRKKLELLEHELEHDPYEPEEVKAAVRGIFATNSRWVQSFRDPS, encoded by the coding sequence ATGAATTCTCCCTCGGCAATGTTTGTAGGCGGACTGGTACGTATCGCCCAAGGCTTCATCGCGGTCGCGCCGACCTTATTGGTTGGGTTGTTGATCGCGGGGATCCTACGCTACTACCTAGGACGCGATGGCACGCGGCGGTTGTTCGGCGGCGATTCGCTGCGCTCGCTTCCCCAATCGTGGTTGATCGGCATGCTGCTGCCGGTCTGTTCGATCGGCGTGTTGCCGATCCTGATCCAGATGCGACGATCGGGAGTCAAACCGGGAGCGTTGTCGGCATTCGCTTTGTCCGCTCCGCTCTTTAATCCCCTGTCGTTGTTGTACGGACTGACGCTCAGTCGCCCGCTGGTGATCATCCTGTTTGCCGTCGGATCTTTGATTATCGTGACGGCGTTGGGATTGTTGTGGGATGCCTTGGATCGACGCAAACAAGCGGAGGAGGCAACGCCGACCTCCGACAGCGGCGACCTCAGTTTGATTGGCCCGCGTCGGCTGGCAGCGATGGTCGTTCAGATGTCGCGCGACGCCTCCGGAATACCGATGGCACTGACGCTGTTGGCACTCTTAGGACTTGGCCTGCTGGCCGTAGTGTTACCCTACGGCGCGATGCAACACAGTGTCGAACGCGATGATCCCTTGGCACCGTTGACGATGTTGTTTGTCGCCGTTCCCGTTTACGCGACACCGATGTTGGCGATGAGCCAAATGGGGATGATGTTCCAACACGCCAACTCCCCCGGCGCCGCCTTTACGCTATTGATTCTCGGCACGGGGATGAATCTCGCCACGCCGTATTGGTTTGGCAAACATTTCGGTTGGAAAGCGTCTGCCGTCTGGATGACCGGCTTGTTATTGATAGTCCTCGGTATTTCCTACGGCATCAACAAACCGCTCGTGCCGCCGGGAGTCGAACCGGCCGGGCACACCCACGCGTTCGACATCTACGCCAATCCCATTCCTCCCAATGAGGGCAACGTTTGGCAGAAGGCGAACGAAGCGATCGACAAACATCTGGACATTGCGGGCAGCATCGCGGTGGGCTTCGTCGCCCTGCTGGCGCTGGTCGGATTGATATTGCGGGGATTGGGGATCGATGAGGCACGTTTGGTGACGACCGCGCCCGAACCAACCGAAGCGGCTCCGCCTCGAGGGTTCGACATCCTGGTGCCGCGAAGCGTCATTGGCGCGACGATGCTCGCTGGCTTGGTCGCTCTGAGCGTCGTCGCCTGTTACGCCTATTATCCCTCACCCGAAGAATGCTTGGAGGAAATCGCGTTGGCTCGCAGCGAGTGTTTGTCGGCAGCCAACAGCGGCGACAAGGAGCACGCATTGTTCTGGTTGCCGGTTTGGGAAGAATGGAGCCGGCGGCTAGAGGTGGGAACCTTTCTGCGTCGCGGTGAACTCCGGCGATACCAGAGTATGCAGGGATACCTGATCCGCAAGAAGTTGGAACTGCTGGAACACGAATTGGAGCATGATCCCTACGAGCCGGAAGAGGTGAAGGCGGCGGTGCGAGGAATTTTTGCAACCAATTCGCGTTGGGTGCAAAGCTTTCGCGATCCATCGTAG
- a CDS encoding arylsulfatase has product MIRPFLVTAAVVTLCQGISAAAPLADSKPNIILVMTDDQGYGPVGRHGHPWIQTPNLDALYDQSTRFTRMLVAPTCAPTRSALMTGRHPMQNGVTHTILERERMTLDATTLPQVLGQAGYRSGIFGKWHLGDEDEYQPQNRGFDEAFIHGAGGIGQAYDCSCADAPGNKYFDPVLRHNGKFVQTDGYCTDLFFDAALGWIKKQHDQKQPFFAYIVTNAPHSPFIAPAKNAKRFTDLGFTDDQAGFYGMIENIDENVGKLLAKMEQWNMKEDTLLIFMSDNGMTGGGSGRGNQPMGTLADGTLMRPYNAGMKGLKGSVDEGGCRVPFFVRWDGHVAAGQDVDRIAAHLDVFPTLVALAGGTLPKGQVEGRSLLPLIENPQADWEDRYLFTHKGRWKTGEEPNESQWKNFSVRNQRFRLVEGKALYDMQADPGQKTNVIDQHPEVVQAMRDAYDAWWQKTRPMMVNETAPMSKTRPFHVAFERQKQDQGIPSWQSPRL; this is encoded by the coding sequence ATGATTCGCCCCTTTTTAGTGACAGCCGCTGTAGTGACACTCTGCCAAGGCATATCCGCCGCGGCACCATTGGCCGATTCCAAACCGAACATCATTCTGGTCATGACCGATGACCAGGGTTACGGTCCCGTCGGCCGTCATGGGCATCCCTGGATTCAGACTCCCAACCTCGACGCTCTCTACGATCAGAGCACCCGGTTTACGCGGATGTTAGTCGCACCGACATGTGCGCCAACGCGATCGGCGTTGATGACCGGCCGGCACCCGATGCAAAACGGCGTCACGCATACGATTCTCGAACGCGAGCGGATGACGTTGGATGCGACCACGCTGCCTCAGGTACTTGGCCAAGCGGGCTATCGATCGGGGATCTTCGGTAAGTGGCACCTGGGGGACGAGGATGAATATCAGCCCCAAAACCGTGGCTTTGACGAAGCGTTCATCCACGGCGCCGGTGGGATCGGCCAAGCGTACGACTGCAGTTGCGCCGACGCCCCCGGCAACAAGTACTTCGATCCCGTGCTGCGACACAACGGGAAGTTCGTTCAAACCGATGGCTACTGCACCGATCTGTTCTTCGACGCCGCGTTGGGCTGGATCAAAAAGCAGCACGATCAGAAGCAGCCGTTCTTCGCCTACATCGTGACCAACGCGCCGCACAGTCCATTTATCGCCCCCGCCAAAAACGCGAAACGCTTTACCGACCTCGGTTTCACCGACGACCAAGCGGGGTTCTACGGGATGATCGAAAACATCGACGAAAATGTCGGCAAGCTGCTGGCGAAGATGGAGCAATGGAACATGAAGGAAGATACGCTGTTGATCTTCATGAGCGACAACGGGATGACCGGCGGCGGATCGGGCCGCGGCAACCAACCGATGGGAACGCTGGCCGATGGGACATTGATGCGTCCCTACAACGCTGGCATGAAGGGGCTGAAAGGGAGTGTCGACGAAGGCGGCTGCCGCGTGCCGTTTTTCGTCCGCTGGGATGGACATGTCGCGGCGGGGCAAGACGTCGACCGGATCGCAGCTCACCTGGACGTCTTTCCGACGCTTGTCGCATTGGCTGGTGGAACGCTGCCAAAGGGACAGGTCGAAGGACGCAGCCTGCTGCCGCTGATCGAAAACCCGCAGGCCGATTGGGAGGATCGCTATCTGTTCACTCACAAGGGTCGCTGGAAAACGGGCGAGGAGCCAAACGAATCTCAATGGAAAAACTTTTCGGTTCGCAATCAGCGGTTCCGCTTGGTCGAGGGGAAGGCTTTATATGACATGCAAGCCGATCCGGGGCAGAAGACAAACGTGATCGACCAGCATCCGGAAGTCGTCCAAGCGATGCGCGACGCGTACGACGCTTGGTGGCAAAAGACCCGTCCGATGATGGTCAACGAGACGGCTCCGATGTCCAAGACGCGGCCGTTTCACGTCGCGTTTGAGCGTCAGAAGCAGGATCAGGGGATTCCAAGCTGGCAGTCTCCACGGCTGTAA